From the genome of Biomphalaria glabrata chromosome 1, xgBioGlab47.1, whole genome shotgun sequence, one region includes:
- the LOC129924289 gene encoding uncharacterized protein LOC129924289 encodes MTYQRRYEYKTYQRLYEYKTYQRRYEYMTYQRRYEYKTYQRRYEYKTDQRLYEYKTYQRLYEYMTYQRRYEYMTYQRRYEYKTYQRRYEYKTYQRLYEYMTYQRRIEYMTYQRLYEYKTYQRRYEYKTYQRRYEYKTYQRLYEYMTYQRRYEYKTYQRLYEYKTYQRRYEYKTYQRRYEYKTYQRL; translated from the coding sequence ATGACTTATCAGAGACGTTATGAATACAAGACTTATCAGAGACTTTATGAATACAAGACTTATCAGAGACGTTATGAATACATGACTTATCAGAGACGTTATGAATACAAGACTTATCAGAGACGTTATGAATACAAGACTGATCAGAGACTTTATGAATACAAGACTTATCAGAGACTTTATGAATACATGACTTATCAGAGACGTTATGAATACATGACTTATCAGAGACGTTATGAATACAAGACTTATCAGAGACGTTATGAATACAAGACTTATCAGAGACTTTATGAATATATGACTTATCAGAGACGTATTGAATACATGACTTATCAGAGACTTTATGAATACAAGACTTATCAGAGACGTTATGAATACAAGACTTATCAGAGACGTTATGAATACAAGACTTATCAGAGACTTTATGAATACATGACTTATCAGAGACGTTATGAATACAAGACTTATCAGAGACTTTATGAATACAAGACTTATCAGAGACGTTATGAATACAAGACTTATCAGAGACGTTATGAATACAAGACTTATCAGAGACTGTAG